Genomic window (Silene latifolia isolate original U9 population unplaced genomic scaffold, ASM4854445v1 scaffold_238, whole genome shotgun sequence):
gattctctgccggcaggccggcagccggctcaccggaaGAGAACAAGCCCagatcatttatttacattttggcTTTGAAGaactcgctgccggttgggtagccGGCAGCAGGTGGACCGGCAGAGGACCCCAGACGAGATTGGACTTCTCCTCTTCTCTTAAGACCTAATTCAAGAGGATACTATAAATACTCCGTCATTAATTTCCCTTTGATACCTAACCCTAAATCTAAAACTTTCCCTTAATTTAAtgcaatctttccttaatcaaagtACTAATATTTCCTTAATCAATATTAATTATTTACCAAAATTAGCTTGGTAATCGTTAATATCAATTGTTTATATTTAGTTATTGGGTTGTATTTTGAAGATATTGAAGAATTTCTTCCTTAATTCAATCAAAGTTGCAATATTTCCTAATTGTTTGTATAATTCTCTTCTTCATTTGCTTTGTttattcaatagtttacatttccttttaTACTTAGCAATTGTTCATCTTCACAAAATATTTGTTGCCATgtttgtttgctttcgtttaattgtttacatttgctttgtaagcatgtgtgagtagtctccCACTAGGGTTTAGGAGGAACCTAAGTGAAGGTTTAAGTTAATAAAATGGGTTGTTAATACATTTTTTTGGGTGATAATGTTAGTGTTTATAATCATGCATATAAGGTGTTTGTTGAAATGTGTGTATGAGAGTCCATGCTTTTCTACAAAGTTTGCTTAGCTTCCTTATGAATGAGAGTTTATGTGGTTGCTTGATAGCATGTTTATGATGAGATAGGATGCTTAATGAATATTTTGTGTCCCTCTTAAGACGAGTTTAAGAAATTAGCTCACTTTCTTCACTAACAATTACCTGGAAATCACTTGACACCCATTGTTAACTTACCTTGCTTAGGGGAACCCGACTACCCTAGTTCctaaatcaattgtttacacatCTTATTAATTGTTTGCTTTAGTTTAAAATTAGTTGCTAGTATTAAATCTATCTCCCTATTTATTTAACTAGACtaaaacccaatcaaattatCGTGTAAGCCCCCGCCATCCTTGAGACCAACACCCTAATTATACTACATAATTTGGGTActttataaattatttttgatagtagGATTGACGACTAAATTCTCTACTCATCAACTATATCCACCTTATATACTTCCATCTCACCTTATATACCCTTATCCACCCATCAACCCTATCCAAACACAATCTCACAATATCCAccaaaatcctagagagaaagaagagagaaaaagagaagaaaaagaggAAGATTTGTCCCTTCGCCTCGAgttcgtaaggtaagaccgtctcactagcttattatattattttattggACCCACCTTGACCTTGACCACCCTAGTTCGTCGTTGACCACCCATATAGCCACCGTTGACCGTCCCAAATAGGGTAGTTGATCGAGTATATACAGGGTTATAACTGTTTTGTGCGATcatcttaagacggatttttgaccCACCTTTCGTGGTTATTATGGGCTAACCTTGGGTGGGTTGTGTCTAGGGGAGTGAGGAGGTCATAGTGGTGGTCGTAGGTGGTGGAgtgggtggctgtggtggtcgaAAATCGAGTCTAAAAGGGGTGTACGGACTGTTTTGtcatggttgttgttgtggttgttgttgtgtcggctgCTAGGACTGGTTGTGGCGTGTTATGGGCTGGTCGTAGGGTCCACCGTGGTCAGGGGAGGCcacggtggtggtggtagtggcggctcatggtggttgtgggtgtGGTGCGTGTTGTGGTTGCGGGGGGTGGTGTTGGTGACGAGTGGTGTTGTTGACGCCACTGTTTGGTGGCCGTGGGCTGCTGGTCGTGGCCCGCCACggctggtggtggtggtccacggtggcagcGGGGTAGGGTGACTTTCGGGTTAGGAGGAAGGACGGTTATGGGTCGGGATTTGAATAGCTTTAGACgggtttatatttaattaattaattcgtatttaattagattagttagtaattaattataggtgacggtttttgtggaagattattttattcggattgcttatggagatttgctaaaaggtagatTTATCTTACTCAGTTTTAATATGTTTAaatggtcatgtgagtcgtattTTAATGGTCATTGCATTATGACATGATACTGGTTAAttgcattgaatgagtcggtaattggcatgttacaCGGTATCTTGCATTGATTGTCTtatcttgtatgtcggaggacttgGTGGATTACTTGTTGTTATGGGGACGTCAGGCGGTTGGGAGACCTTCTCgctcgggtcgcctcttggagcttcccactccgagagggatgtgcacattaatggcttgagttacggagggactcgtgtggttgagacacgacgtctggcagggaatccagttggcttccggacccagtacgtctgggcgtgtcccggtacctatttgtggttgttggtatgtctgggcgtgtcccgataccagtatggttgtcggtatgtctgggcgtgtcccggtaccgtggcggtggttgtttgatagcatgtcattcatattatagtcttgttgtatactcacacactttgagttgtgtcacactttatttattgaaactgacgtttgtctatctgtgtaattgtcacctatctctggGGTGGTccgtgtcgatccatatgatattctttggtcatatgggaagcaggttaagtacaggttgtttggatagcacgtgggagacgggacgagcttgatgagtcacgagacgagtatagttggctagagagtatagttgtcatgagttgtacttttattcatttgtttacgtttatgtaattcactaaacattatatttatttataaaatgtttttttattgaagttttgaaacactacctcggaaaactgagatggtaacgctccaattatcttggccggatagttggggtgttacagattagtacttgaattgttgATTAGTTAGCCTCAATATCGTAAAGGCTTCCGCCTACGCATGGTACATTAGGTTGTATTCAGATTACCCCTAATGGAAATTGCATCAAGCATATACTAGTTCACTGTACGAAGAAAACGTCGCCAATTTAATGAGGCATTTTGGTTTAACATATCCTTTGCGAATAAAACATCTAAAAAATTGAGGTTAGCTAAGGCTACATAATACAGTAAAAATTAAGAAAACAAACAAACCAACTTCAATTTTAGAAAGAGTATCATCTAAATTATCAACCTAAAGAAAAACTGAGTGAAAATAAATACAGAAAACTATGAAAATACATGATGGGAATGAATCATACATTAATattacaattggtctcccttgtgacgggttaccatttgtggcggatattttgtgagataaaatggtaacaaaatgggttagtggagaaaggggaccacatgaacagtgttgcagagagagaaaaagtgggtactttgtgaggtaaaatgatatccgtcactccaaagtgacggatagtgttggtcacaaatgagattttgtgttaataTTAATACATACAAACACTTTGGTAAGGATAAGAGGGTTAGCTATAATCAATACCTAGAGACCGTAACGGTATGATGACGACGACGATGCTATTGAAGATGCATACACCTTTTGTAGAACATGGACAACTTCTTTCATTGAAGGTCTCTTTTGTGGAGCATGTGAAACACAATTATATCCCAACTTTAAGCAAGTCAACAAATCCTCCTCTTTACCTTCCACTTCAACCCGGATAGCCGGGTCAGCCATTCGGAGCACCCGGGTTTTATCGTCCAACAATCCTGCCAATACAGGTGGGCCAAGTTCATCCGATATTATAACCTTGCCGGTAATAAGTTCTAGTAGCAATACCCCAAAAGAGTACACATCCCATTTAGCATTGGGTTTTAGACTTCGTAATGATTCGGGTGGGTGGTACAGGGAAACACACCCAATCGAGCTTGGACTTGGGCTCGGGGTGGCCCCGGCCGAGTTGTCACGGAAGCTGTCCCTTGAACCTGTGGACCTCATGCTACCAAAATAACGGGTGGAACCACCAGCTGATACGTATCCGGATTTACTCGTGGTCAATTTATCAATCCCAAAATCAGCAATTTTGGGGTCCAGGTTACAGTCCAAGAGTATATTATTGGACTTCAAGTTTCCATGTACATGCTTTTTATCATGAATGTAAGTTAGTCCACGGGCTATTCCGTATGCTATCCTTAGTCGAACCTCCCATGGTATGTGGCACGGTGAAGATCCGCCTTTTCCTGTTCATTTATAATCAACTACCAAAGTAATGTAGTAATGTGTAGTTGGTGTAGTATGCATGTGATTGTATGTAATTTGGTCTAAGGACCACCTTATTTAAATCCCTTCCATCTTCTCAGTTTTCACTTGTCGATGCTCATCTATGTTAATTCTTTCACACTACTCTCTATTCTCTACTGTACTACTGTACAAATGAGCAAGTTCAAACACTTTCTGTATGGTATGCTACTTAATTTCCGAATATTATTTAAAATAGATACAGAGTATGCGTTTAGATGTACTTGATGAATAATACCCAGTAATTTATCATATATTCGTGTTATATCACTTAGATAAAAAGGTCTCCAATACTGACATTTGTATTTTGTTGGTGTCCTAGATACAAAATCTTCCAACTTCTAATACTCATAATTCAGTAATTCTAGAAGACCAAATTATTGAGCAAATTAACAAGACTGGGTGGGTCATGGATTTTTAGGAGAAACGACTTGGCATAAATAATAAATTCAAGTTTCCAACTACTCCATTGAATGTTTATCGTATGGCAAATGGCATGGCCCCATTTTAACCACTTCCATAAATTACTCTGCAAGCTTACACAGTATAAACACTATACGGAATACCCCTCCcgttcatttatttacctttgattttgacacaaaaatcaaggaaagaggagggagtcaattattagatgacaaacGGATTAAATAGAGTGTGGATGACATTCCtaaaataaaaaggtaaataatTAACTAAGACACCCTAAGATGAAATATGAAATAGATAAACAAATAGTGAGAAGGGAGGAGTATAATATTGTTGTCCCACATTATGTGCTATTCCACCCTCACTTGTATGCATTCTCTCTACTTTATTTAAGATGTCTCTTTTTCCTATGGATGATTGATAGTAATATACTTGATGAGAGCATTTGTTTTAGAATCTTTGTCTTGTCAACAGAATCATTATTTACCAAATGATAGACAATAACACAAGAAATCAACCATACTACAGAATAACGTTTACTCTATATAGTAGATCAAGAATAACTATCACCTTTattggattggattggattgtCCACAGTCATTCGCAATCTTGCCAACTGTGATACTAAACTTTTGCAACATAAGGTGTCTTAACGTATGAGAAAAGGCAAGGAACATATCACCTTATATAATAAGATAGTCTTGTATACTCCCTATGTCCCAATTATTTATTTACTATTTCTTTTTTTGATGTCTCGTTTACCTTTTTATATTGAGAATAATAAGTTGATCACCAATACGTATCATTGTCcatgaaaaacaaaaataaaagcatgcAAAAATTTCACAACCAAAGCAGTCTAAATAAAGGCGCAAGCGACGAAAAAGAGAACTTACGGTAACGTGCATTAGCAAGAGTTCCAGCAGGAACATATTCGTAAATCACAAGTTTGTCATCCAATGCCCAATAATACCCTCTAACCCGTACCAAATTTGGGTGCACCATCTTAGCCAGGCTGCGGATATAACCGTCAAACTCCTTTAGTCTCTCCATGGTCGCACCCTCTCCCACTCTCCTAACTGCCAAAACTGTTCCGTCTTCCAACACAGCCTTGTACATTATGCTTGAACTGCTCGTCCCTAACATGTATGCAGACGCTCTCAATAGCGTCTCTAACTCAATCTCGCTCTCCCCGTCTACTGTCACTAATTGACCCTTCTCCTCAATTGACGAGGTTATTTCCTCTTCGCTTTCATCCATGTTGTAGTTTTTCCCGTTTTGGAAACACGTCCACTTTGTTATCCCTTTGGTATTTGACGAGGAAGATGAACTTGAGGACAATAGAACCTCGTGACGCTTTGATGAATTAACACGTGTTGTTTTGGTAGTCGTGGAAGTAATAGTGTTGTTTGTCTTACTTTTATAGATATAGAA
Coding sequences:
- the LOC141638949 gene encoding putative LRR receptor-like serine/threonine-protein kinase At4g37250; this translates as MWTQILSSLIKHTMKVVPKTLNIIPTLTIIFLSVYNSFALNPDGLILASFKISILSDPLRVLDSWSLLDDTPCSWRGVTCGSGSDSGRVISVSLSRSQLLGTIPANFGRLDRLQTLILSSNLINGTLPDTLFSVSTLRLLDLAGNLISGEISGSVGGLRSLTVLNLADNALSGNIPANLGSLPNLRAVTLRCNYFTGNLPGGFDRVRILDLSSNLINGSLPVDFGGRSIRFLNLSYNGFRGDISAEFGRNIPQNATLDLSYNNFTGEIPNFGVFRNKRKKTFDGNPDLCGPPLSKPCTVPPVSGQPVPSPAFAAFPRNFSSSPDSGPQGTNQENGQSGGDHRRLKPQTIVCIVVGDVGGIAILSLILFYIYKSKTNNTITSTTTKTTRVNSSKRHEVLLSSSSSSSSNTKGITKWTCFQNGKNYNMDESEEEITSSIEEKGQLVTVDGESEIELETLLRASAYMLGTSSSSIMYKAVLEDGTVLAVRRVGEGATMERLKEFDGYIRSLAKMVHPNLVRVRGYYWALDDKLVIYEYVPAGTLANARYRKGGSSPCHIPWEVRLRIAYGIARGLTYIHDKKHVHGNLKSNNILLDCNLDPKIADFGIDKLTTSKSGYVSAGGSTRYFGSMRSTGSRDSFRDNSAGATPSPSPSSIGCVSLYHPPESLRSLKPNAKWDVYSFGVLLLELITGKVIISDELGPPVLAGLLDDKTRVLRMADPAIRVEVEGKEEDLLTCLKLGYNCVSHAPQKRPSMKEVVHVLQKVYASSIASSSSSYRYGL